AAAAGAAATACTTGCTGATTCTCAAAGAGTTATAGAAAAGTTTCATGATTCTTCTCCTTTTTCAATGAGTCGAGTAATTTTAGCTCCCTGTTCTCCATTTTCTGTTACTTCAGAACTTTTAAAAGAATCAATAAAATTAGCAAGACAATGCAATGTCTGTAGCCATACTCATCTTGCCGAAACTAAAGATGAAGAAGAATTTTGCCTTGAAAAATTTGGGATGAGACCGCTCGAATATATGGAAAGTTTAGAATGGATAGGAAACGATGTTTGGTATGCACATGGTGTTCATTTTACTCATGAAGAAATAGAAAGATTGGCAAGAACCAAGACAGGGATTGCACATTGTCCTGTATCAAATCAGAAGTTAGCTTCGGGTGGTGCCAACGTTCCATATATGCTTGAAAAGGGTGTAAAGGTCAGCCTTGCAGTTGACGGAAGTGCGAGTAACGATTCGTCTAATATGATATTGGAAATGAAAGCTGCGTTTTTAATGAGTCGCTTGATATATGGAATAAAAGCTATGACAGCTAAGGATGTTTTTTCTATAGCAACTCGAGGTGGAAGTGAAGTTCTGAACCAACCAGAAGTAGGGAGCTTAGAAGAAGGGAAAGCAGCCGATATGTTTTTAATAGATTTTGAGAAATTAGGCTACGCAGGTGGATTATATGATCCTGTTTCTTTAATTATAAACACAGGGGATACACAGATTGTTGATATGACAATAGTTAATGGAGAGATTGTTGTAAGAGAAGGACAGTTAGTTAAAGTTGATGAAAAAAAGATAATAGAAAATGCCAATAGAATTTCTAAAGCTATGTTCGAATTGTAGAAAAAGGAGTAGGGGGTAGACAATGCTCATAATAGGGAATGCTAAAATTTTAAGTTTTGATGAAGACATGAATATCTTTAATGAAGCGGCAGTTGTTATAGAAGGTAAAACAATAAAAGAAATAGGAAAAACTGAAAAAATGAGAGAAAAATATCCGCAAGCTTCTTTTAAAGATGCGAAAAATAAAGTTGTAATGCCAGGATTAATAAATACGCATACACATTTATATAGTACTTTTGCTAGAGGAATGGATTTGAAAACTAATCAACCTCCAAGAAATTTTTTAGAAATCTTGGAAAAGTTATGGTGGAGACTCGATGAAACTTTAAATGAAGAAGATATCTACTATAGTGCTATATATGCTCTAATTGAATGTATAAAGAATGGAGTTACAACGATTTTTGATCACCATGCAAGTTTTAACTTCATAGAAGGAAGTTTGGATATAATAACTGATGCTGTTATTGAAAGCGGCATAAGAGCTAATTTATCTTTTGAAGTTTCTGACAGACATGGTAGAAAAAAAGGTGAAGCAGCTTTAAAAGAAAATGAAAGGTTTATAGAAAAATTAAAAAATTCCAATTTAGAAAAAATAAAAGGGTTAATTGGACTCCATGCGTCTTTTACGCTCGAAGACGAAACCTTAAAAAAAGCTGCTGATTTAGCAGATCACCTAAATGTTCCTTTACATGTACATGTAGCAGAAGGAATAGAAGATTGGCAGGATAGTGTGCAAAGAGGATACATAGGTGTAATTGATAGATTAAAGAAGTTTAATATTTTGAGACCTCATACGTTGGCAGTTCATGGAGTACACATACAAAGTGAAGAAATTCCTTTATTAAAAGAGAGTGAAGCATATTTGATACACAATCCTGAATCAAATATGAATAACGCTGTGGGAACAGCACCATTAAAACAATTGTTTGAATCTGGTATATTAGTTGGTTTAGGAACAGATGGATATACTCATGACATGTTTGAAAGTTTAAAAGTGGCTAATTTGCTACAAAAACACGAATTGAAGGATCCTCAAGCTGGAGGAAATGAAGTCTACAGAATGGTTTTTGTAAATAATAAAAAAATTGCCTCAGAACTTTTGGGTATAAATGTTGGAATGTTGAAAGAAGGATTTCCAGCGGACTTAATAATTGTAGATTATTTTCCTCCTACACCTATAGAAAAGGACAACATTTACTCACATATTCTTTTTGGTATGAATGGGGGAATGGTTTCGACGGTCATGGTCGATGGGAAGATTCTTATGGATAACAAGGAGGTGACAATTTTAGACTATGAAAGAATTAAACGCAGAACCATACAACAAGCAAGAAATTTCTGGGAAAGATTCTGATTTTAAAGATTATTTTGCACCCATGTCTTTAAAAGAAGCTGTTGAATTATTAGAACGTTATGCTCCTGCTGTTAAAGTAATTGCAGGTGGAACAGATGTTTTAGTAGATTATTTCGGTCGTATGTATAAAATTGAGAGATGGTTAGATCTAAAAAATATTGAAGAATTGAAAAAGATTGAGATAAGAGATCAAAAAGTAGAAATTGGGGCACTTGTTACACATGATGAACTCGAAAAATCTGAGATTATTCAAAGATATTTTCCTGTTCTTAGACAAGCAGCATGGGATATAGGATCCCCACAAATAAGAAACATGGGAACTATTGGTGGAAACATAGTTACTTCTTCGCCGGCCGGAGATTTATTAGCTCCATTAATGGCATATGACGCGTATTTTGTATTAACTTCGACTGACGGAGATAGGAGAGTTAGAGCAAAAGAGTTTTTTGTTGGACCCAAAAAGAATGTTTTGAGAAAAGACGAATTGGTTACAAAAATTGTTATCCCTATTCTTTCAAAGAATACATATGGTAAATGGATTAAAGTTGGTAAAAGAAAAGCTCTAATTATTTCGAGTATAACTCTTGCTTTAGTGATTTCTTTAAATGACAAAGGATTGATAGAAAAAGCAAAATGTTGTCTTGGTTCGGTTGCGCCTACTCCTTTTGAAGTAGAAGAGTTTAACAGTTTAATGGTAGGAAAGAAAATGGAAGAATTGAACTATGAAGAATTGGCCAATGTTGTTTCAAAAAGTATCTCTCCGATAGATGATATAAGAGGTACAAAGGAATATCGGAAAGATGTTGCTAAAAATCTTACTATTAGTTCATTAAAGGAAATAGAAAGGATGGTGAGGGTAGATTGAAGATAAAATTCACAATAAATGGAGAAGAAAGAACGTGCGACGTTAATTCGACTACCCGACTTTTAGATGTGATTAGAGACGATTTAAAGTTAACAGGAACAAAAGAAGGTTGCGGAAAAGGAGAATGCGGGGCTTGTACAGTTATAATGAACGATAAATTAGTAACTTCTTGCTTAGTTTTAGCATATCAAGCAGAAGGAGCCGACATAATTACAATTGAAGGGTTAGTAAAAGATGATGAAATGCACCCTGTGCAGGTAGCTTTTATAGAAACAGGAGCAGTACAATGTGGGTTCTGCACGCCTGGTTTTATTTTAGCAACTAAAAAACTTTTGGATGAAAATCCAAATCCTACAGAAGAAGAAATAAAAAGGGGCTTATCTGGAAATATATGTAGGTGTACTGGTTATAAAAAAATTATCGATGCGGTCAAATTAGCTTCAAGGAAGTTTCTTGAAACGAAAAGAGGTGAAGAAGTTGAAGCCGAATAAATATATTGGAGAAAATGTGTTTAAAGTAGATGCTAAGGATAAAGTAGTAGGAAACGCTATTTATCCTGATGATATATATTTTGAAGATATGTTGTATGTGAAGATAAAAAGAGCTCCTCATCCGCATGCTTACATACAAAAAATAGATACAAATAAGGCTGAATCTTTATCGGGTGTGGTTAAAATAATCACTGCAAAAGATTTTCCAAACTTGAAAAAATTTGGATTGATAATAAAAGATCAACCAGTTTTGGTTGGTATAGGTGAAAAAACAAGGTTTATGGGAGATGCGATTGCAATTGTTGTAGCTAAAAGCAAAGAAGTAGCGACTCAAGCTATTAATTTAATAAACGTTGAAATTAAAGAGTTAGAAGTGATTACAGATCCTTTTAGGGCCATGCAAGAAGGTGCTCCCAAGATTCATGAAAAAGGAAATATACTAGTTACTCATTATTTAGACAAGGGAGATATTAAAAAAGGATTTGAAGAATCAGAAGTAATAATTGAAAGAGAATATAAGACACAACATGTTGATCAATTACCTTTACAAGTAGAATCAGGTGTTGCAACATATGACGAAAAAACCGGAGTAATTACTATATGGGCTGCAACACAGTGGTTACATGATACACAAGCTGATATAGCACAAGCTTTAAATCTACCGAAGGAGAAAATAAGAATAATTCAACCTATTATAGGAGGTGCTTTTGGTAGAAAAGAAGATATTTCTGTTCATATTCATTTGGCTTTAGCAGCAATCTCTACAAAGCATCCTGTAAAATTGACTTATACACGAGAAGAATCCATGATTGCTCAATCGAAAAGACATCCTTTGTATATAAAGGCCAAGACAGGAGCTACTAAAAACGGTATTCTTAAGGCGTGGCAAGTTGAAGTCGTTGGGGACACAGGAGCATATGCTTCAAGTGGTCCCGCAGTTGTTCATAAAGGAATGTATCATTGTACAGGCCCATATAATGTACCCAATGTAAAAGGGGTATCTTATGCGGTTTATACGAACAATACATATGCGGGAGCTATGAGGGGATTTGGAACAACACAAATGGCATTTGCATATGAGTCTCAAATGAATATTTTGGCAGAAAAATTGAAGATGAGTCCTATTGAATTGAGATTGAAAAATGCTTATACAGTTGGTTCTACAACACCCAATGGTCAAAAGCTTACGCAGAGTGTAAACGTTATTAAAACAATTGAAGAAGCGGTAAAGCTTGCGATAGGAAAAGAAGGTGTTAACTATGAAGAAAAAAGGTAGAGGCATGGCTACAATAATGTTTGGTTATGGATATGGAGAGGGATTTCCGGATTATTCGCACGCAACAATTGAATTGAAAGAAGATAAAACAGTTTTAGTACGAACTGCAGCTGCAGATGTAGGACAAGGAGTCTTGACTGTTTTAAGTCAAATAACTGCTCAAATACTTTCTGTTCCTATAAGCACAGTGAAAATAATTCAAGGAGATACTCATGAGACAAAAAACTCTGGCTCAACATCAGCAACTCGTCAAACTACTTTTACGGGTAATGCGGTCAAGCAAGCTTGTGAAGATTTATTAGGAAAAATTTATTATTATGCAAGTTTAGAATTTGGAAGTAATTATCCCGAGTTAACTGTTAAAGATGGTAAAGTTTTTCTCAATGATAATCCAGAAAGATCGTTAACTTTTTGGGATTTAAAAACTATCGTTGAAAAAAAAGGAGAAAAGTTATACGGAGAAGGAACATATTTTCCAATAACTTATCCTCCTGATGCTGAAAATGGTCAAGCAGAAAAAGTTTATGTGGCTTATACTTTTATGACTCAGATTATAGATGTTGAAGTAGATACTGATACGGGAATCGTTGAGGTAAAAGATGTTTATACAGCATTAGATTGTGGTAAAGCTATAAATCCTGTTAATGTAGAAGGCCAAATTGAAGGAGGAACTGTTCAGGGAATAGGTATGGCATTGATGGAAGAACAAGTTATTAAAAATGGAATTACTTTAAATCCTAATATGACGGGATATTTGGTCCCAACTTCCATGGACATTCCAAATTTTCATTCGATATTGGTAGAGAACGAAGACGCTATAGGTCCGTTTGGAGCAAAAGGTGTGGGAGAGCCTACAATTATTGCCGCTTCTCCCGCTGTTGCTGATGCAATATATAATGCGATAGGAGTACGATTTTACGAACTTCCAATTACTCCAGAAAAGATATTAAAGGCCTTGAAAGAAAAAGGGCGTGTAGATGTATAAAAAGAATATTTTTTTAACAGGTAAACCAGGTGTTGGAAAATCCAAAATTATTAACAAGTTAGTCTCAGAATTAAACCTTAAAATAGGTGGTTTTGAGGTAATTAGAGATGGGGATAAAAATGCTTGGACTTCTTTTTATCTTGTGGAAGTAAGTCAAATAAATAAAAGTTTTAATTCGTTAAAATCAGAAATTAATAGGTTTGCTTTTAGGAAAGATATTAATTCAAAATGGGAAATAAATATTGAAGTATTTAATAAATTAGGAGTTAATTTTCTTTCTAATTTAGAAGACAGAGATATTGTCATAATGGATGAATTGGGAAGATTTGAACTGAAAGCTTATGATTTTCAAAAAAAGATTGAAGAAGTTTTATCAGATGACAAAGTTGTATTAGGGGTTATAAAAGACGAATCAAACGAGTTTTTAGATCGGATAAGAAATAGAAAAGATGTTGAAATACTAAGGGTTACACAAGAAAATAGAGAGGTAATTTATCAAAAAACGAAAACGTTATTAATATCGTTTATTTTTAAGGGGTGATCTTGTATGGCTGATATTTCAGTAAATTTGTTCTCAATGTTACTCAAAAATCCTGTTATGCCAGCAGCTGGTCCTCCGGTAAAGGATGGAGAATCTGCACATAAAGCTAAAGAAGGTGGAGCTGGAGCTATTGTTACAAAAACAGTTTCTGTAACTGCGGCAAAGGTACCAAAACCTAACATGGCTCAAGTTAAAAGTGGTTTTATGAACGCAGAGTTGTGGTCTGAATTATCTCTTGAACAATGGATAAACCAAGAGTATCCAAAAGTCGTTGAAACAGGGTTACCAATAATAATTGGGGTGGGATATACAGCAGATCAAATTAAAGAAATTATTCCAAAGGTAGAGAAATTTGCTAATGCTTTCGAACTATCGACTCATTATCTTGGAAACGATCCAACTCCAATGATTGAAAGTATAAAGGCAGCTAAAGGATCAACTAACCTTCCAGTTATGGTGAAATTGAGCCCTCAGGTAGACATACCAACATTTTCTAAAGAAGCTGAAAAGGCAGGTGTCGATGGTATAGTATTAATAAATTCATTTGGACCTACGTTGGATATTAATTTAGACACTGGTAAACCTTTGCTTGGCAGTGAAAATGGGTATGGTTGGCTTTCAGGACAAGCTATCTTTCCTTTAGCTTTGAGATCAGTTTTTGAAGCAGTAAGATCTGTTAATATTCCCGTAATAGGTGTTGGAGGTATAACAACTGGTAAAGAAGCAATTAAAATGATTATGGCAGGCGCTCAAGCTGTCCAAGTTTGTACCGCTGCTATATTAAACGGGTCAAAAATTTATGAAAAGATTGCTAATGAAATCGAAAAATATTTGAATGATCATGGATACAACTCTTTAAACGATATAAGAGGAATCGCTCAAAAAAGTAGCAAAAAGGAACCGAATTTTGATATTATAATTCCTAATATTAAGGATGAAAACTGTACTGAGTGTGGGTTGTGTATAAGAAGTTGCATGTATGATGCCATTCATTTAGAGAAAAATGTCCATAGTGTGAGAATTTATGATCAGAAGTGTTCCGGTTGTGGTCTTTGTGTGACAAGATGTAACTTCAATGCGCTTACTCTGTGAAAGGAGATTTTTCGTATGTCTAATAAGAATATATTGCCAGTTGCCTTAGGAAAAGAAAAAGCAGATTTGGTTTTTAAAAATGGTAAAATAATGGATGTGTTCAATGAAGAAATTATATTAAAAGACTTAGCGGTTTCTAAAGGTGTAATTGTAGGTTTTGGTAATTACTCGGGCAAAAAAGAAATAGATCTTAAAGGGCAATATATATCTCCAGCTTTTATAGATGCGCACCTTCATTTAGAAAGCGCTATGGTTAGCATAGAAGAATTTGCTAAGGTTGTTATTCCTCTTGGAACTTTAACAATAGTTGCAGATCCTCATGAAATTGCAAATGTAGCAGGAGAAACAGGTATAGAATATTTTTTGAAATTAGGGAATAAATTACCGTGGAATTTTAACTTAATGGTTCCTTCCTGTGTACCCGTAACACCTTTTGATGCAGGTGGAGCTATATTGGATGCCGAAAAAATTAAACAATTGATTACTGAAAATACTTTTTTTGGCCTTGGAGAAGTCATGGATTACAAAGGTGTAATCAGTGGTCGTAAATATATTTGGGATAAATTAGAGGTTATGAAAGATTATTTTATCGATGGACATGCACCGAACTTGACAGGGGAAGCTTTGAATGCTTATCTATTAGCTGGGATAAAAGCCGACCACGAAACAACAACGTCTCATGAAGCTTTGGAAAAGGTATCAAAGGGAATGTTTGTAATGGTTAGGGAAGGTTCAGTTACACGAGACCTTGAAAGTTTACTGCCAGCTATTAACGATAAAAATGCGTCATATTTTCTTTTTGCTACAGATGATAGACATCCAGAAGACTTAATAAATGAAGGCCATATTAATTTTATAGTTAAGAAAGCAATAAAATTGGGGATGAATCCGATTAAAGCAATTAAACTTGCTACGATAAATGCTGCAAGAGCTTTAGGATTGAATAAACTTGGGGCTTTAGCTCCGGGCTATAAAGCCGATTTGCTTGTAATAGATGATTTAAAAGATTTGAATATTAAACAAGTTTATAAAGATGGAAAGTTAGTTGCAAAAAATGGACAATTTTTATTTGAAACACAATTAGATAGCTTAGAAAAGCCAGAAAAGATATTTCATTCTGTAAATATTGTACAATTAAAAGAAGAAGTGTTTAAAATTCCAAAGGGTAAAAAGTTTAGAATTATGACCTTACAGAAAGATAAAATCGTTACAAAAATGGAAGTATTTACATTGCCAGATGATTTTGAAGAAAGTGAGTTCACAAGATATAATATAAATAAAATAGCTGTGGTTGAAAGATTCAAAAGATCAAACAACATCGGGTTGGGTTTAATTAAAGGTTTTGGATTAAAGTCTGGGGCAATTGCAAGTTCCATAGCTCACGATTCTCATAATATAATCGTCTTAGGAACTAATTCTATTGATATGAAAATAGCTGTAGAAAAGATAGAAGCACTTCAAGGTGGAATAGTTGTTACTAATAATGGAAAAGTCATAGATTTTATTGCTTTGCCTGTAGCTGGATTAATATCTACAGAACCAATTTCGATTGTTTCTGAAAAACTTCGAAATCTAAAAAGTATAGTTAATAGCTTAGGAGTAGAATTAGCCAGTCCTTTTATGACCTTAGCTTTTATGGGGTTACCGGTTATTCCAGAAATAAAGATTACATGTAGAGGATTATATGATGTTGATAATAACTGTTTTGTTTCATTGGTTTTGGAATAACTAATTCAAAAGGGGGTTTTAAGTTTATGGCGAAGGTAGTAAGCTCTAAAAAAGAGGGTTTTTTAGAAAGAACTTTTAAACTTAAAGAAAACGGTACCAACGTAAGAACAGAAGTTTTGGCAGGTATTACAACTTTTATGACGATGGCTTATATTATTTTTGTCAATCCTTCGATACTAAGTGATGCAGGGATGCCTTTTAATGGGGTATTTATTGCAACTATAGCGGGAGCTATTCTTGGAACAGTTATGATGGCTCTACTAACGAATTATCCTTTTGCTTTAGCTTCGGGTATGGGATTAAATGCTTTTTTTGCTTACTCTGTTGTTATTGGTATGGGAGTGCCTTGGCAGACGGCTTTAGGTATTGTTTTCTTAGAAGGTATAATATTTATCATATTGAGTATTACTCCTGTTAGGCAAATGATAGTTAATTCTATTCCAATGGGTTTAAAAACAGGTATTAGTTCAGGTATAGGCTTATTTATAGCTTTCATAGGTCTACAGAACGCAGGAATCGTTGTATCGGATCCTGCTACACTAGTGAAAATGGGGGACATATTTTCAGGAACAGCTTTAGTTGCAATCCTTGGATTAATAATCACAGGAGTTTTACACGCTTTGAGAGTTAAAGGAGCATTATTGTTAGGAATTATCATTGCAACAATCATCGGACTTTTTAACGGAGTAACTCCAACTCCTCAGGGAGTAGTCGCTCTGCCAAGAATGGCAGATTGGTCACAAGTTTTGTTTAAACTTGATATTGCTTCTGCGTTTAATATAAGTATGATCG
This is a stretch of genomic DNA from Petrotoga sp. 9PWA.NaAc.5.4. It encodes these proteins:
- the ssnA gene encoding putative aminohydrolase SsnA, encoding MLIIGNAKILSFDEDMNIFNEAAVVIEGKTIKEIGKTEKMREKYPQASFKDAKNKVVMPGLINTHTHLYSTFARGMDLKTNQPPRNFLEILEKLWWRLDETLNEEDIYYSAIYALIECIKNGVTTIFDHHASFNFIEGSLDIITDAVIESGIRANLSFEVSDRHGRKKGEAALKENERFIEKLKNSNLEKIKGLIGLHASFTLEDETLKKAADLADHLNVPLHVHVAEGIEDWQDSVQRGYIGVIDRLKKFNILRPHTLAVHGVHIQSEEIPLLKESEAYLIHNPESNMNNAVGTAPLKQLFESGILVGLGTDGYTHDMFESLKVANLLQKHELKDPQAGGNEVYRMVFVNNKKIASELLGINVGMLKEGFPADLIIVDYFPPTPIEKDNIYSHILFGMNGGMVSTVMVDGKILMDNKEVTILDYERIKRRTIQQARNFWERF
- a CDS encoding 4Fe-4S dicluster domain-containing protein; the protein is MADISVNLFSMLLKNPVMPAAGPPVKDGESAHKAKEGGAGAIVTKTVSVTAAKVPKPNMAQVKSGFMNAELWSELSLEQWINQEYPKVVETGLPIIIGVGYTADQIKEIIPKVEKFANAFELSTHYLGNDPTPMIESIKAAKGSTNLPVMVKLSPQVDIPTFSKEAEKAGVDGIVLINSFGPTLDINLDTGKPLLGSENGYGWLSGQAIFPLALRSVFEAVRSVNIPVIGVGGITTGKEAIKMIMAGAQAVQVCTAAILNGSKIYEKIANEIEKYLNDHGYNSLNDIRGIAQKSSKKEPNFDIIIPNIKDENCTECGLCIRSCMYDAIHLEKNVHSVRIYDQKCSGCGLCVTRCNFNALTL
- a CDS encoding xanthine dehydrogenase family protein molybdopterin-binding subunit codes for the protein MKKKGRGMATIMFGYGYGEGFPDYSHATIELKEDKTVLVRTAAADVGQGVLTVLSQITAQILSVPISTVKIIQGDTHETKNSGSTSATRQTTFTGNAVKQACEDLLGKIYYYASLEFGSNYPELTVKDGKVFLNDNPERSLTFWDLKTIVEKKGEKLYGEGTYFPITYPPDAENGQAEKVYVAYTFMTQIIDVEVDTDTGIVEVKDVYTALDCGKAINPVNVEGQIEGGTVQGIGMALMEEQVIKNGITLNPNMTGYLVPTSMDIPNFHSILVENEDAIGPFGAKGVGEPTIIAASPAVADAIYNAIGVRFYELPITPEKILKALKEKGRVDV
- a CDS encoding nucleoside-triphosphatase — its product is MYKKNIFLTGKPGVGKSKIINKLVSELNLKIGGFEVIRDGDKNAWTSFYLVEVSQINKSFNSLKSEINRFAFRKDINSKWEINIEVFNKLGVNFLSNLEDRDIVIMDELGRFELKAYDFQKKIEEVLSDDKVVLGVIKDESNEFLDRIRNRKDVEILRVTQENREVIYQKTKTLLISFIFKG
- the ade gene encoding adenine deaminase, which gives rise to MSNKNILPVALGKEKADLVFKNGKIMDVFNEEIILKDLAVSKGVIVGFGNYSGKKEIDLKGQYISPAFIDAHLHLESAMVSIEEFAKVVIPLGTLTIVADPHEIANVAGETGIEYFLKLGNKLPWNFNLMVPSCVPVTPFDAGGAILDAEKIKQLITENTFFGLGEVMDYKGVISGRKYIWDKLEVMKDYFIDGHAPNLTGEALNAYLLAGIKADHETTTSHEALEKVSKGMFVMVREGSVTRDLESLLPAINDKNASYFLFATDDRHPEDLINEGHINFIVKKAIKLGMNPIKAIKLATINAARALGLNKLGALAPGYKADLLVIDDLKDLNIKQVYKDGKLVAKNGQFLFETQLDSLEKPEKIFHSVNIVQLKEEVFKIPKGKKFRIMTLQKDKIVTKMEVFTLPDDFEESEFTRYNINKIAVVERFKRSNNIGLGLIKGFGLKSGAIASSIAHDSHNIIVLGTNSIDMKIAVEKIEALQGGIVVTNNGKVIDFIALPVAGLISTEPISIVSEKLRNLKSIVNSLGVELASPFMTLAFMGLPVIPEIKITCRGLYDVDNNCFVSLVLE
- a CDS encoding xanthine dehydrogenase family protein molybdopterin-binding subunit — encoded protein: MKPNKYIGENVFKVDAKDKVVGNAIYPDDIYFEDMLYVKIKRAPHPHAYIQKIDTNKAESLSGVVKIITAKDFPNLKKFGLIIKDQPVLVGIGEKTRFMGDAIAIVVAKSKEVATQAINLINVEIKELEVITDPFRAMQEGAPKIHEKGNILVTHYLDKGDIKKGFEESEVIIEREYKTQHVDQLPLQVESGVATYDEKTGVITIWAATQWLHDTQADIAQALNLPKEKIRIIQPIIGGAFGRKEDISVHIHLALAAISTKHPVKLTYTREESMIAQSKRHPLYIKAKTGATKNGILKAWQVEVVGDTGAYASSGPAVVHKGMYHCTGPYNVPNVKGVSYAVYTNNTYAGAMRGFGTTQMAFAYESQMNILAEKLKMSPIELRLKNAYTVGSTTPNGQKLTQSVNVIKTIEEAVKLAIGKEGVNYEEKR
- a CDS encoding NCS2 family permease, which produces MAKVVSSKKEGFLERTFKLKENGTNVRTEVLAGITTFMTMAYIIFVNPSILSDAGMPFNGVFIATIAGAILGTVMMALLTNYPFALASGMGLNAFFAYSVVIGMGVPWQTALGIVFLEGIIFIILSITPVRQMIVNSIPMGLKTGISSGIGLFIAFIGLQNAGIVVSDPATLVKMGDIFSGTALVAILGLIITGVLHALRVKGALLLGIIIATIIGLFNGVTPTPQGVVALPRMADWSQVLFKLDIASAFNISMIGVLISFLFVDLFDTAGTLVGVSQQAGFLKEDGSLPKADKALLADAIATTGGALFGTSTVTTYVESASGVSEGGRTGLTGIVVAILFFLSLFFQPIIAIVPGAATAPALIIVGVMMLSNIKSIKWGDFTEVLPAFLAMIIMPLTYSISNGIALGFITYPLIKLFTGKGKEVHWLVYVLCAIFIVYFIWL
- a CDS encoding xanthine dehydrogenase family protein subunit M, with protein sequence MKELNAEPYNKQEISGKDSDFKDYFAPMSLKEAVELLERYAPAVKVIAGGTDVLVDYFGRMYKIERWLDLKNIEELKKIEIRDQKVEIGALVTHDELEKSEIIQRYFPVLRQAAWDIGSPQIRNMGTIGGNIVTSSPAGDLLAPLMAYDAYFVLTSTDGDRRVRAKEFFVGPKKNVLRKDELVTKIVIPILSKNTYGKWIKVGKRKALIISSITLALVISLNDKGLIEKAKCCLGSVAPTPFEVEEFNSLMVGKKMEELNYEELANVVSKSISPIDDIRGTKEYRKDVAKNLTISSLKEIERMVRVD
- a CDS encoding (2Fe-2S)-binding protein is translated as MKIKFTINGEERTCDVNSTTRLLDVIRDDLKLTGTKEGCGKGECGACTVIMNDKLVTSCLVLAYQAEGADIITIEGLVKDDEMHPVQVAFIETGAVQCGFCTPGFILATKKLLDENPNPTEEEIKRGLSGNICRCTGYKKIIDAVKLASRKFLETKRGEEVEAE
- a CDS encoding 8-oxoguanine deaminase — protein: MSNILIKNIDTIVTMDKNSSILKGYSILIVDDKIEKIDENIDVSNKNIDEIIDGSSYICYPGLINTHHHFYQTLTRNIPQVQNVELFDWLKFLYPIWSKLTPEAVYYSTLVATGELLKTGCTTTVDHYYVFPKNQPPNLLDNEFYAAKEIGIRLHGCRGSMSLSEKDGGLPPDSVVQSEKEILADSQRVIEKFHDSSPFSMSRVILAPCSPFSVTSELLKESIKLARQCNVCSHTHLAETKDEEEFCLEKFGMRPLEYMESLEWIGNDVWYAHGVHFTHEEIERLARTKTGIAHCPVSNQKLASGGANVPYMLEKGVKVSLAVDGSASNDSSNMILEMKAAFLMSRLIYGIKAMTAKDVFSIATRGGSEVLNQPEVGSLEEGKAADMFLIDFEKLGYAGGLYDPVSLIINTGDTQIVDMTIVNGEIVVREGQLVKVDEKKIIENANRISKAMFEL